The stretch of DNA CGACCGCTGAGGCTCGTCGCGATCCTCGCGATCTCCGCCTCGTGTGTGGCCATGCCCGGGCGCGCCTCCGCGCTGCCGGCCCCCGCCCGTCCCGGTCCGCCCCGACTGCCGGCCCCCCCGCGGCCCGTTGGCCCATCCGCACGTCGGCTCAGGCCGACGTCCCCCTGGTCGATGACGATCGTCGCGCCGCCCGGGATCGACGCCCGGATGGTGATCCCTGCCCCGTCGGGAATAGACGATCGTATGGTCGCGGATGTCGGCGCCTGGGGCCGTTGAACGGCTTGCCTCGGCAGTTGTGCCGAGTGCTCGCCCGAGCGGGGCGAACTAACGCCGGCCAAAATGTACCGATAGGTGTCCGCAAGGGCGTTGCTTCGATCCGAGCAGTCATCAGAGCCCCAAAAGCCGCCTCGATGTTCCCATCACGCGGGCCGCACGGGGATGAGCCCGATGTGATCCGGGCAGCATGGGAGCAACTCGCCTCGGACGAAGGCTAGCCCTGCTCATTTGCCCCATGCCCGGCAGCCATATCGTTCCTGCGTTACTTCTTCTTCCTCGGGTCGTCGTCCGGGTTCACGTACTCGATGGCCCATGGCCCCTCCCCGTGCAACTGGATGATGGTCTCGCCCTCGACCCAGACGTAATGTTTCATGCCCGCCGGCCACGTCCCGTAGGCCCCGGCCGGCAGAGCCTCGCCCTTGGTCGCGTCGAATTTCTCGCCCATGCCGAGCCGAAACGTCCCGTCGAGGATGGTGACGCGTTCCGTCTTGGGGTGGGTGTGCAGGGGAATGCGATAGCCGTCCGGGACCTTGATGCGCAAGACGAAGGGTCCGGGTTTGGACGGGTCGCCCTCGAGGACCGCGAATTCGGCCCCAGGCGGCAGGGAAGGCGGGCCCGCCTTCCAACGAAGATCGTCCGGCCGGCTGACGGCGGCTTTCATCGCGACGTCCGCGTGCTGGGCAAGGAGGCCGGTCGCGTTCCACGCGACAGCAGACAGGAGGAGGCCCGCCGCGAGCGATTTCGCACGCATTTTCTTCTCCTTATGTGAAATGTCGAATCGGCCCAGTGCCCCTCGACACCGGTCGCGACCTGGAACACTTTCAGTCGCCAGTCGGAATAGCCGTCCGGATCGCCCCCTTTGCCTCTCCCCGCCGAGTCGAATGACCGGGATCATACCCCAGTGGAAGTCGGATGATTACTCCCGGCCTGTTTGTTGGCGGGTGCTCTCCCTGTCCTTCGATCCGCGAAAGGATCTCGGCAGTAGAGACCCCACTTCGAGCCTCAAACTTTGGGCCGGGGGTGTAAACACTGGATACCCCCTTGGCTCGCCCGGCCTCCAAAGGTATCGCTTCGAGCGATCCTTTTGGTCAAGTCCTCATGGGACTCGCGAGGCGATGGTCGTCGTCACTCCGAGCGGTAAAAGGACCGATTCCAACGAGGGCCCCCTCCGACGCAGCACGCTCACCGAGCGGCCATCGAGCGTCAGAATCGCGGCGGCCAGGATGCAGTCGTTCGCCAGGACGCGGGCCTCGGCCGTCAGGGTCCCGGGCGCGCCCGAAGTCGGGTCGAACCGGACCGGGACGACCCTCGCCTCGTAGCTCCTGCCGTCCGGCTTCAGGACGAGGTAAGCCAACGCCGCTTCGCCGGCCGCATCCCGGATCAGCGTCGGGAGCCTGATCGTCTGCACCCGCTCCCCGGGCCCGCTGCCGAGTTGGAGGCGTCCGGCCGCGGCGACGGACGCGGCCTCGGCATCGAGGCCCAGCCACCAGATCTGGGACTCCGGCCCCGGGTTTCGACGGCCCGCCCCCCGGTAGACGTCGACGGTCGCGAGGACCCTGCCCGCCATCCTCGGGTCATCGGGCCAGCTGAGGTTGACGACATGAATCCTGGAGCCCTCGAGGCCCTGCACCGTCCAGTGAACCCTCCGGGGCCGGACCTCCTGATCGACGTTTCGCCGTCTCTCCAGGTCGATTTGGTAGATTCGGCCGTCCCCCGCTGGGTAGAGCAGGCGAGCCCTCTTGCCGGGGGACCAGCAGGGCGCGTCGGTCGGCGCGGGGTCCCCGGCGAGATCGACGCGATCGAGGACCTGGTTGTCGGGCAGGCGGATGCGGACGATGGCAATGTCTCCGCTGACCTGATGGATCCCTTGCCCGGATCGTGTCCATCCGACGCCGACGGCCTGCCTCCGCCCCCCTTCAATCCACGGGGAGGGGCTTGCCTTGTCGAGGACCAGCCCCCGGGGCATGCCCAGCGACTCAAACCAGCCGGAGTCGATGTGGTGGATCCGAAGGGAGTCCCCCCACTCGTCCGCGATGTTACGATTGAGAATGCGGAATGGCGGCGTGGAGAGTTCCCTGGGGGCGTCGCCTACCGGATTGGCGATCGAGACGAGGATGGCAATGCCGATGCCGACGGCGGCGGAGAGGATTCCGACTCGGATGATCGCCCGCGAGGCAAGGTAGAACATCTCGCATCCCCCGGCAGGCCCCCGCGTCGAGGCGTCGAATCGGGTTGCGACGCTTGGCCCATCTGGGAACACGCCGGAGCCGCCGACTTATTGGAGAGAATCCGGATTTTTTGGGTGACGAGGCCCGGGCAGGAACGCTTGAGTACCGGGCCCGGTGCTGTCCTTCGATCCCGCGGTCCTATGATGCTGCGGCTGCTGCCGATCGAGCGGCGCTCGGAGGTGACGCATTGGGAGGACCGTCTGGACTTCCGCTTCCTGGGGCCGCAAGCCGTCTTCCCCCCCCCGGACTGCCGGAGCCGCTACGCGTCCGGGCTCGATGGAGGCGACCGCAGAGGGCCTGGGGGCTGGCAGGCGAACTACCCCGCGACGGTTCGCTGATCGGCCCGGCGGCGATGCCGGCACGACACGAGCAATGTTTGACCCGTCTCGATCCCCTATGCTGCCGGACCTCTAATCTATACATGGGTCGGGTTGGGCGATGCGATGCGACGGAACGTGATCATCGGCGTGGCGGTCGCGGCGCTGGCCTCGTCCGGCTATGTGGGCTACCTCCTCAGCCGCGACCCCCGCCAGCACCCCCTTTCGATGGGTGAGCACGCGGTCATTGTCCTGGGCGAGGGCGACCAGATGCTCCTCGAGGACGCCTCCAGCGAGGACGTCGTCGCGATGCTCAGCGGTGGCGACCAAGTCGATATCGTCGACGACCCCGCGGCCGAGTCGACGAATCGGATGCGGAAGGTGTCGATGCTCCTGTAGTCGGGGAAGCACAAGGGGCTGACCGGGAAGGTCGCTAGGATCTGGATACGAACGACATCGCTGCTGCGCGGCTGCGCCGATTTCTGACGCCCGGAGGCATTCCCGACCTCGATAAACTTGGTTTCGGGGAGCGGTTTATCAACCTGGGCGTTTCGAGGCTGCTCATGTCATTTGACGCCGAAGGGACCGAGCCCCCTGCGATCGCCCTTCCGAGCGGCCCCTTCTGGTCGTCATGCGGCCCGACGGATGGCCCGATCCGCGCCGGCCACGACATGCCGGGTTGCATCGGCCTGCACCCGGCCGACCCGTCGGATGCGGGTATCTCGTCCAGGGCGAAGTGGCAATGCGTGATCGCCTACGCGGTGAGGTACATGGCCGATCGCCGGGGGCCGGTGGTCGTCTACCGGCTGGCCCTGGGCAAGTCGGACCTCCCCCGGGTGTTGGAGATCCCCTGGCTATTGGCGGCCTCCGCCCAAGCGGTCGAGCCGATGCCCCCGACGCCGGTCTCGAAGAAGCTGCCGGTGGGGTCCGAGAAGGTGAGCGTGGCGAGGCTGTATCCGGCGGTCTCGGATGTTGCGAAGGAGAGGAAGAGGGAGTCGGCCCCCAAGCCCGGGGCGGAGTCCAGGAGCGAGAAACCGCTGAGGGTGGAGTTGCCGAGCTGGAAGATGGCCGAGGCGAGCCCGACGATGATGCCGGCGAATCTGAGAAGGTCGGTGGCCGGGTCGTAGACGGCTAAGAAGCCGAAGTTTCCCGGGCCCGAGGCCGAGGTGGACTGATCGGGGAAGCCCGGGGTGACGACCAGGACGGTCGATCCGACGTTGCCCTCAAACGACCCGGAGTAGACGTCGGCCCTTGCCGAGACTCCAATCGTTGCCGTCATCGCGACGGCGATAGCGAGCGAGATTCATGTGCGCAGCATCATCCCTGCCTCGTTCTCGAGGGTCTCCTGAGGGTGCGAAAGGCCCCTCGACGTGGCCACTGTGCGCGAGGTGTCGTCATGCCTGCAATCGCGACAATTCGGCATCCGTTGAAGACGCTTCGGATAGCCGATCGCTGCCACGAATGCCGGCAGATCGGGCTAAACGAGGTCCACTCGTGTTTCGCGGAAGCACCGCGGCGAACCCCCCGCTCAACTCCCTCGGCGAGAAACTCGGCTACGGCTCGTCGGCCTCGACCGTCCGGGCCACACCGAACCAGTTGCGGTATTCCTTCACGACGTGGCTCGTCCCGTCGGGATTGGCCCTGCGACTTTCTATCCACTGTCTCTCCTGGATGGCCGCCCTCCAGAAGAGCCCCAGGAGGACGGCGAGGATCCCGCCCATGGCCACCAGCCTGCCCTTCGTCATCCGCGGGCCCGGGCGGTCGAGGCGGAGGCAGACGCCGCCGATTACCCCCGCGATGTCGATGAAGACATCCGGCGTCCCGAGCAATGCTGCGAGTACGGTCGCCCACCACTCGGGGCTGCCGTCCTTCAGGCCTGCCGCCGCGAGCGTGGAGAAGCCGAGGGTCACGAGCAGCATCCACACGCTGCTCACGGCGAGCAGCGTGCCGACGGCGATTCGCAGGTCTCTCATGGCCGGACCTCGCGGGTTTCACGCACGGGTGAATTGGAACCGCTCCAGCAGGATGACGGTAAACAAGTAGAGTTCTAAAATTCCGCGGCTTACGACCCACATCAGGGCAATTGCGAACCTCAGGCGATCAACCCAGTTCCCGCCCCGCCGCCAGTATCCGGACAGGGCCAGCATGGCGAGGGCCACCACGATCGAGAGCGGCACGACCTTCCAGATGGCGTAGATCAGGTACTCTGTCGAGATGAGGCCCCGATCCCTCGCGGCTGCGATGCCGACCGTCGTGAACATGGCGAAATAGGGGATGATGGCCATCACGATCGCGAGCGTTGCGGCCATGCACGCGGCCAATCCGGGCCTCCGGAATGAGGCACGGACGCCGTCCCGAGGTCCCAGGAGCCCGAACGCCGCGACGGCCGGCGTCCAGGCGACGAGCATGGGGAGGGGTGTGACGCAGACCCAACCGACCATGTTCCAGACGTTGCCGCGACTCCAGCTGTTCCCGTCGAAGTGGGGGAACTCGAAGACGTACACGCGATAGGACGGGTCGATCCTGTAGAGGGACAGCCCGACGGCGGTGGCGGCGACCAGGATCATGGCGTCGGACAGGGCGAAGCATCTGTGCGGGCCTCGCCTCTCGTTGGTCATGGTCGGCCAGCCCGCAAGATCATCCAGGTCGCGACCGCCCCGCCGGCCGCCCCGAACGCCAGCGTGATCAGCATGTGACCGATGGCCACCAGATTCGGCTTCTGCCGCTGATAGGCGGCGATGGCGCCGGTCGCCGACAGGAACTCCTCCTTCGAGAGGGTGACGTTCAGGCTGTAATTGGCGGGCTTGAGGTGGCCCGACTGGGATTCCGCGAAGTCCTCGATCCAGTCGGCCATCGGGAGCATCGCGTTCCCCCTCGGCTGGGTGAAGGTGCCGCAGCCCGAGACGCCCACGGCCTGCCACTACGACCATGGCGCGATGCCGATCAGGAAGTAGCCCCAGCCGAAGACAGCGAATCCGAAACAGAACGCGCCCCGATATCGTGCCGCGATGACCGCCACGAGCAGCGAGATCACCGTCAGGACGTACATAGCCTTCAGCGCGTCCAGGTAGCCTCGGCGCACCGGCTCGTCTCGCACCTGATCGAGGAGGGGAAGCTCACGCCCCTCGAGCAGTAGACGCTGCGCGACCTGCTCGACTCCTAATCGTCGAACGCGAAAGGGGACCGTCCATGAACCACCATGCTTGGATGGCATCGGCCGAATGACTCGCCGTCGGTCGCCTGATGCTCGACCTGATGTGGCTGGTATAGGGCCTGGCCCTCGTGGCCGCCGCGCTGGGCCGAGTTGGGGCCCATGGCTCTCCGGGCCGTCGCCACGCCATCGCCCTCGGTGCTTTGATCCTCATGGCCGCAAGCCCACTCGCATTGATGCTGACCGCGGTGGCTGAACCGAAGCTAGTGTCGCGCCCATACGTGTCCGTCGCCTGGCCGGAATCGCCAGTTTCTCGCGGCATGCGAAAATCCCGGGAGCCGCAGTCGGACAAACCTGCTTCGGATCTTCCGTCTTCGCCCGAAGATCACGCGCCTTCGCGTGTTACCGCGCCGCCCTATTTTTCCGCCCAATTGGCCCGGGCTAGGATGTTGTACAGGCCCCTCGAATGCTGTCGCGCTTCCTCCCTTGGGTCTGGGTCTGGGCCGTGGCAACCACGGTGGGCATCGCCATGACCCTCTACGGCCTGGCGGGTGCACGCCGCCTGAAGCACGGGGCCGTGCCGCTGGACCTACGGGCCGCTAGCCGAGGCCTGCCGGCTCCTGGCCACCGTGTCTCCTCGAACCCGCCTGGTCGGGTTGGCTATCTGCGGGCGGATCAGCTCCCCCGTCCTCCTGGGAATCCGTCGCCCCCTGATCCTCCTGCCCCCTGCGCCCTGACGAACGCGACAACATAGTCAACCTGGCCCAGAGCCTCATCGAGTCGGTGCTGGCTTTTCACCCGGCTGTCTGGTGGACCTCGGCTCGCGTCCGGCTGGAGCGTGAAATCTGCTGCGACGCCGAGTTAGTCGCCCGAACCGGCGACCCGGCCGCTTACGCGGACCTGCTGGCCACCGCCGCGATGACCCCCTGCCCCGCCCCTTTCAGCCAGGCTGCAGCCATGGCCGAGCACAACGTCGTGACCCGCGTCCGCATCCTTCTCGGCCGGAAGACACGGATCCCGGTTTCGATCGCAATGAAACGATTTGGCTGATGGACGCAGACGGCGCCAATGCGTGCGAAATTCTCAGTACCAAGAATGTCGTCTACCGACAAACCTGTTGGACCCCCGACTGCGATTCCCTTCCTGCGTGCCGATCTCGGGTGGCAGCCTCCACATTTTCCCGCCGCCCCTCCAACCGCCGCGGTTTGAGACGACCCACCGGCAGAAACACTCCTAGAGATGGCTCGATCCGGACGCGATGGAGGCGGAGTTGCTGGGGCTTCTGGCCTCCCTGCCCGGCGAGCTAAAGGAGTGGTATCCGGTGGGCATGGCGGTCAAACGGCCTACCAAGGACGGGCCGCTATGCGTCGAGGCGGCTTGACCCCATGACGTTTCGGGCGGAGATCGCCCAACATCCAATCGAGCTCGCGCCCTGAATCAGCTCGATCGGCTCATCTCGGTTAAGGCGACCGAGCTCGACCCAATCTCGGTTCTCGAGCGGCCTCATGACCAATCCTGCACGGTGCAGTGGCAGGGATCGTCGGCATCGTCGGTCCTTCCGCTCTTAGCCGTCCTGCACCGTGCAGGGCCGGGAGAAAAGTCTGGATCGGCGCGACGGATCGGGCCGATCCTCTCCTCCGTCCTGCACGGTGCAGGATCATCCCGGATGGCCATGGAGGGGAGCCTGCTATGCCAGCCCCGATCGTCGCCCTCTGCAACCTCAAAGGTGGCGTGGGCAAGACCTCGACGACGTTTCATCTGGCCGGCACGATGGCCCAGGACGGCCGCCGCGTGCTCTGTCTCGACGTCGATCCCCAGGCGTCGCTGACCCAAGGCTTCTTCGGCCCCGACGTCATGCGGTCCCTGCCCCGTCACGCCACGATCGCCGCCCTCTTCGGCGACGGGCTCACCCCGACCCCCGACGAGCTCGTCCGGCCCACCAGCGTGCCGGGCCTGGCCATCGTCCCCGGTTCGGGCTACCTCACCCGCCACAATGTTCCCGAGCCCTGGCTCGCAGACCCCGTCGACCAGCGGGCGCTTGCCGAGTTCGTCGCGGAGGTGCGGGGCGACTTCGACGTGATCATGCTCGACTGTCCGCCGAACCTCCATCTCTGCGCATGGGCGGCCCTCGTCGCGGCCGACCACCTCATCGTCCCGCTCCAGGCCGAGGATTTCGGCAGCCAGGGCATCGCTGCCATCCTGGACTGCGTCGACGCCGTGCGTTCCGGGCCGAACCCGGGT from Isosphaeraceae bacterium EP7 encodes:
- a CDS encoding cupin domain-containing protein, whose amino-acid sequence is MRAKSLAAGLLLSAVAWNATGLLAQHADVAMKAAVSRPDDLRWKAGPPSLPPGAEFAVLEGDPSKPGPFVLRIKVPDGYRIPLHTHPKTERVTILDGTFRLGMGEKFDATKGEALPAGAYGTWPAGMKHYVWVEGETIIQLHGEGPWAIEYVNPDDDPRKKK
- a CDS encoding M56 family metallopeptidase, which codes for MVNLAQSLIESVLAFHPAVWWTSARVRLEREICCDAELVARTGDPAAYADLLATAAMTPCPAPFSQAAAMAEHNVVTRVRILLGRKTRIPVSIAMKRFG
- a CDS encoding ParA family protein, translating into MPAPIVALCNLKGGVGKTSTTFHLAGTMAQDGRRVLCLDVDPQASLTQGFFGPDVMRSLPRHATIAALFGDGLTPTPDELVRPTSVPGLAIVPGSGYLTRHNVPEPWLADPVDQRALAEFVAEVRGDFDVIMLDCPPNLHLCAWAALVAADHLIVPLQAEDFGSQGIAAILDCVDAVRSGPNPGLALAGYLLTMHNPRLGVHRAYETMLRELYGPEVFTTTIPLGADFKESVAVRKPIALYKPKGASAKSIKALSDELFSRVSCTVQDDASDDASRRVA